The genomic region atgatgaggaggaggaggaggaggacaaggaGGAGAGTGACTGATtcaacaaatagtgagtaggtttttgattttgtattaaatttttttaaataagtgcaatatctctaaagtttttaatttgttgTGATACAtactgtgattcatttagagtatgaaatcaaccttcaaaattcaaaattttaaattatcattcctggaccgaaaatcaagtaacgaagaagtgtgagattacataaccttaacttttggacaacatttacattttatcaaaatttttggagagaaatagtacaggctcagcctagtttttcctccaatgtcataattgtattatggttataatattttatacaataaatgaagatAAATGAATGATTAGACGGATCAGGTGGTCTGATATTAATTAACTCTCAAAGAATACAGTAAAAGATATGGGTTCTAGATTGTTACAATACTTGATACGTCTcatatagttataatattagTTGCACACAATGAAGTTTCATACAAACACTGATCCTTCTgaattgttgaataatttaattatcgtatgattgaattattacaGTCACTCaacttcaattttcaaaattgattatcaataaaataataaaaggcATATAAAAAGACATATAGGCATAAAAAAAGGCAAAAAGGGTCTTCAAAAAGGCATATAGGTAAAACTagattatctatactataatgaaggaaagaccTGGCTAGTGAAtagtacgggatagaaaattcacgcatcatcacgtctgaactactcaactgattaacttgaaattttgcatgaagattcCTAATTTACGGAGAATGGTAATGGGCCTCTTTTGAATTCTTGAAGATTTCGGTAGGTCGTTTTCCTATGATAATGTTTTCTTCACAATGATATTTTCTTATGTTCTGAGCTCTTATCATCCATTTCCTTTATCTCTTTCTATTGTGCTCTTTGTCTTGCAACTCTGTGTTTGATCTGGTTAGGAGTTGGGACAACGTAAGGTGCGCCGGCTATTTTATTAGAGCAAGTGACCTCTAGGCGACCTTCAGCCTTGCAGTCACACCTCATGCTGAAAACAACAAGCGCACAGCAAATAGTAGTTGACCAAATAGAAGCaaaggagaagatgaaagaggagaagaagaggtagaAAATGTTGATgaggaaagaggaggagaggaagatgtagaagaaggagaaagaagaggtaGAAAATGTTGATGAGGAAAAGTAGGAGAGGAAGAACATGGAGAAGGagttgaagaaggaaaaggagaaaaagaagaagaggaagaagaaaaagaagttgaagaaggaaaaggagaagaagaagaaaaagaagaagaagaagaagaggaagaagaggaagaagaggaataagaagaagaagaaggagaagaagaagaagaagaagaaggagaagaagaaggaagagaagaagaagaagaagaaggagaagaagaagaagaagaagaagaagaaggagaagaaaaagaagaagtagaagaaaaagaagaaaaagaagaagaagaagaagaggaagaagaagaagaaatataagGAGAATagaagaggagggagaagaataagaagaagaagaagaagaggaggagtaggaggaagagtagaacgcgaaggagaagaagaagtacatgaagaagaagaagaaaaaggagttgaagaagatgaaaatggATGGAGAGgtgaaaaatattgatggagaagaaggaaacaTTGGAGAAACGATACAGTGGACAGCCCAAAGTGAAAGTTGCAGAAGTAGTCGAAGAAGAACAATGCGGACAGAAGAGGGGAGAGAATAAGtagatggaaaagaaaaaaaaagttgaGGCAAATCGGTAGGAAAATTAGGAATAGATAGAGGAAAAGtatgagaagaaaaggagatgAGGATAAAAATGAGAGGGAGGATAAAAAAGAgtgaaagaagaataagaagaaggcaGAGGATGGGTGAGAAAAGGAGgaatgaggagaagaataaggaattgggaaagaaggagaagaagaagaattggaagtGTGAGCATTGGAAGTGGATGAGAAGGTGGGGGAAAAAGAGTAGAAGGGGAGGAGTTaggataagaaaaagaagaagatgaagaagaagaagaagaagtagaagaagaaggagcaggaggaggagaataaaaATGAGGGGAAGAGTGAAAAGGAGTAGGAAGTGGACTAGttgaggaaaaggaagaataggtaAAGAAGAAAAGAATGACTTTCTCATTTGTTGACGTGACGAAGTTTGGACAgaaatgtccactctaccactaaACCATGAAGGAGGTGAGAAGAGATGGAAGAGCAAAAGTTGgcgaagaaggaggtggaggagacgGTGATGATGGAAGTCTTCATACGAAGGAGAATTAAGAAAATTTCTAGAACAAACGCGGAACAGACTaagagagaagaaggaataTGAAAAAACAGGCGATGGAAAAGTGAAATGAGGgagaaataattaattacaaaGAAAGAGGATTCGAATAGGGAATTTAAAAGCAAAACCTTTTTAGGAAATCTGAATAAGGGGAAACAGTTTGAAGAAGTGAGAAAGTTGCAGAAATGTATGAACGAGAAAGAGAAAGTTGTAAATAACGTATGTAAAATAGAagtaaatttgaattaattaagggcAGAGCTAGGACactaggtcctctctgccacacaatcCAAGAGTTGGTTTACTTGAATTGAAGAACATAAACTTGAATCCAATATACCAATGTAGAAACTTCCTCAAGTTTTGTTGTCAAGTCTTGACTACGGTAGTGATTCTTGAGTCTTGAGACTTGATTCAAGTCTTTAGTCTTCAAGTTTACTTGAATCAAGTAATTGTTAAACATATTTGACTTTTACATTTAACTTGATTCTTAAAGGTACAATCCAACTTACAGTTGGGAAAATAAGAGAAATAAGTTGTCAGTCGATGTACAATGCATAAAAACAACTAAATAGAAAAGTATGATGCAGAAGAAAGTAtgataagaaaaagaaaacttcGAGATTAATTAGATTTTTTACTTAATAATCATATACTTTTGAGgttgaaaacttgaattcaagtacgCAAAACTCGTTCATCCACCCAAACTTGATTGAATGAAAGTAgcttgactaatgtaaacgtTTCGCTCAAGAAAAAGAGAACTTAAAAGTGAAAGAGCACAGCTTGAACGGAAAAAATTTCTATCGTTACAATATAAAATTACTTCAATGTTAATTACGAAAATTAATTACTTTGTTagttaacaataatattaacagTGGATGTATAATGTGAGAACGTTGATTAAGATGAGTAAAAAGTAggtgaaaaatctatataataagagagagtagggttgtgtttgttcgcatcaaaacatgtcaaattgtggattgcataccgcaAAGacgggaatgattcagatctccaaattttgcacacagattttaaaaatatcaatctcgtgcacctcgtggcccaaatttcaattttacttttacatttttcagaataaatgtataaatttcattcatgggacatgaagTTTCATGTGGCATAGATTGTTCATTGTTGTAAAATGTGTTTGTTTATAAGGAGGTTATAACGttgttacaaaatattcaatatagagCTTAGTCGTGGTTCAGCGGTAGAGTACTCGCCTATGGTGCGAATGTTAATCGGTTCGAATCCCGGTACCATCCAATTTTTTTGTACTTGATTAAATCCCttgaaacgtattattataaattattttttgaaggaagttgttttcattatgattgaacttggatttcatcaaataattattcattgtaatattttataaccagtacaaatgaaatgggcATATCATTATGTTGTATAAATGGAATTCATAAgtaaaacatgaatagatcacaattaAAATTAGTAATATTTTACTAGTAagttataaattatattcttcagttataatgtattATAAGACACAAATCCGGAaacgaatatttatttatttcttacaaAAACGAGGAAGACTATACAG from Nilaparvata lugens isolate BPH unplaced genomic scaffold, ASM1435652v1 scaffold7374, whole genome shotgun sequence harbors:
- the LOC120356646 gene encoding protein PXR1-like, encoding MLKTTSAQQIVVDQIEAKEKMKEEKKREKKKKKKKEKKKEEKKKKKKEKKK